The genomic interval aaagagcagggatcccagaacagatctctgcaggacaccactggtcaccgacctccaggcagaatatactccatctagACATCACccgctgtcttctatgggtgagccaattctgaatccacacagccaagtttccccgaatcccatgcctcctgactctctgaatgagccttccatggggcattttatcaaatgccttactaaaatccatgtacaccacagccactgctctaacttcatcaatgtgctttgtcacatcctcaaagaattcaatcaggctcataaggcatgacttgcccctcacaaaactatgctgactgtccctaatcagcctacacTTCTTAAAattcccataaatcctgtctctaagaatcttctccagtaatttgcccgccactgaagtaaggcttactggtctgtaattcccagggtttccctactccctttcttacacgctgcatctacttgaacaacatttgccaccctccaatcatctggcactactcctttggccagtgaggatgcaaagatcatggcTAAAgccacagcaatttcttccctcactttccgtaataaccttggatatatcccgtccagccccggtgacttatctatcctaatgtttttcaaaagttccagcacatcctctttcctgacatcaacatgctccagcgtatcagcctgtggtacgccatcctcacaaacgtcaaggtctctctcactggtgactactgaagcaaagtattcattaagaatccCCTATTTCTTcccactccaggcacatgtttcctcttttatctctgatcggtcctaccctcactcttgtcatcctcctattcctcaCATAGGTGTATAACATCTTGGGGTATTCTGTAATCTtatttgccaaggacttctcatgcccccttcttgctctcctaagtccattcttaagctttctcctggctaccttgtaactctccagagccctgtctgatccatgttttctaaatcttaggtaaacttctttcttcctcttgacaaaatattctatgtctcttgtcaaccactgttccttcactctaccaagcttaccttgcctcaatgggacaaacctatccagaaccccatgcaagtactccctaaacaacctccacatttccactgtgcacttccccaagaacatctgttcccaattccccctcccccagttaaatactttcccatattgtctgcttctatccctctccaaggctatggtaaaggtcaaggagttatggtcattgtctccaaaatgctgtcccactgagagatctgaaacctgatcaggctcattgcctagtaccaggtccagtatggcctcctctagttggcctgtccacatactgtgtcaggaatccttcctggacacacctaagaAACTCTGCCccacctatcccctttacacgaaggaggtgccaatcaatatgaggTAAGTCAAAatcacccacaacaacaaccctgttatctttgcacctctccaaaatctgcctcccaatctgctcctcagtgtctttgGTGCTGttgggggatctgtagaatactcacagtagagtgatcgctcccttcctgtttctgacttccacccacactgactcagtagatgatccctccaggatgtcctccctttctacagctgtgacattgtccctgattagcaaagacactcccccacctcttttacctccatccctgtcacttttgaaacatctaagctccagaatatccagcagccattcctgcccttgtgacagccaaatctctttAATGGCGaccacatcatagttccgtgtacttacccatgctctacgttcatcacccttgttcctgatacttcccgCATTAAAGTtgatacacttcagcccatccaactgactgcaattttgccctttcaactgcctatccttcctcgcagtctttctacatgctgcatctacttgtacactagatgcaccaacctctgacctatcacttgggttcccatccccctgccaaattagtttaaaccctccccaacagctctagcaaacctgcccgcaagaatattggtccccctccagttcaggtgtaacctgtccattttgtacaggtcataccttccccagaagagatcccaatgatccacaaatctgaaaccctgcaccaacttctcagccatgcattcatctgccaaatcaacctattcttaccctcactggcacgtggcacaggcagcaatccagagattcctacccttgaggtcctgcttttcagcttcctacctagctccctatattccctcttcaggacctcatctcttttcctacctatgtcattggtaccaatatgtaccatgacctctggctggtcgccctcccctttcagaatgcagtggacccgatcagagacatccccaaccctggcacctgggaggaggcaatataccatctgggagtctctttcacgtccacagaatcttctgtctgcccTCCTTACTATTGAGTCCCCTCTCACTACCGTTCAACTCATCTCCcgccttcccttctgtgccacacaccagacttagtgccagagacctgggcactgaggctttcctctggtagatcgttccccccaacagtatccaaaacggtatacctattattgaggggaacggccacagggctATTCTGCACCACctacctattctccttccttctcctgacagtcacccattgAAGAATACCTTTGAAGAGATATATGTAAACTGTTGGAAGTGCCCTCCAAGACCTCTTTACCTGCTGAAACTTGGCCAAGATTTCCATAGAACATTTCTGCAGTTTTTGAAATTTATATGTGTTAAAATTTATATGTGTTACAACCCTACATACATGCATTTGTCTTGGATCTTTTCTAGATTGCATAGTCTGTATTACCGTGGACAACAAAGAACAAGTGAAAAGCTAATCTGCATTTGTTAAATATGTGTACATATTTGTCAGCCCTTTTTGAATTCGACTAGTTCTATTGAAATAGAGGCCCTTTTCTAATTTCGCCTTTGTCTTTTCATTTGTCTTATAACTGGAGAGTTAACTGATGACATCTGACCTCTTGCTGAGAACAATGTGTTGGCAGCAGGGAGTGCACAAGAAGAATGAAACTCATGTTGCTTGTATGTGGTCAACTGGAACTTCTGAATAGAATAGTGATTTATCTTTTATTAGTTAGAAACAAGCAATTACAACTTGGACATTTGTGGAAACATGTTGGTGTATCCCTGCATAGTTGCAAACATTTCCCTAAATAACCAAATAACTTTGTGGTATCCTGTGAGAGAGGTTGAAAATGTTATTTCTCATCACGTGGTGGAGAATCTGCATGAACATTCTGTGCCCGCTTCAAGCTGGTGCAGGATGTGCTTCACTATTTGTTTCAATGGAAGGCAACGGTGATGAGGTATCTGAATAAATAACAGCTTTTTTAATCTTAAAATGCTTTgagtttattttgtttagttcTAAGTGTTTATTTTTCACTTTCGAATGGTTTTGAATTCTGAGACTTTCAAGAATATTCAGGGCATGGCTAAACTTGCTgtcaaatttattttcttcattgttttgGGCTTCCCTATTGTGATCACATTATGTTGTTGAAGAACCTTTTGATGCAGTTTCTAATATTATCTACCTAGAAAGATTGGATGAATCCTATCTGGATCCAAACACAAGATCTGACTTTGGCACTTAATCAAAATATTTACCAGGTCAACTTGATACAAATGCGCCATTGTTTTATTCATATTCAGCCTTTTAAAAGCAAGTTTATGATATGAGATGTAAAGATTTGAAGGAGAAGGTAAAAAAATATCAATGTGTGAGGGTAAGTAATAATAATAGAATGGGTAAAACAAGTGCTAAGTGAAATAAAATGGCTGCGACTTCGACTCAAAGTAAAGATCGAAAACAGTACTGTCAATTATCCAATCAATTCAGCTTTGAAATTGTTGGTAATAAAAGCTTGGACGTTCAATAAATTACAGCAGTATAAAAAAATTCTAAGCATTCAACAATGCAGGTGCAATACTTATATACAAAATTACTTTTGTTGATAGAAGTAAAGGAAATTTCTCTGATGAGCATTCTCTTTTTATGGCTTTCTAATTAACTTGTTTACTAACATTTTCTAGTGCAAGCAACTTGTATGATCCATGAAATGGTTACGATCCGTACAGACCCCTCTGTTGTAGAATCAATGATGCGATTGAATGATGTGTATCTGAGCTGCAAAGAGTCGGTAGAAAAGGACTACAAAGAATTTTTAAGCAAGCCATAAGAAGATTAATCAGAATAATTATGATGCTTTATGTTTAAGGTTACATGATTGCTTTATGTTTAAGGTTACATGATCCATAATTTTTGATTCATTGGTGTCAAAAAGTTAGCTGTGGGAGGTGACACAACTTGAAATATTGGATCAGCTGCATGTTGCATAAGGCACCAGTATTTAATTTCATTGCAGCCAATGGAATTAAATGTCTCCCAAAAAGTTTGTCTGATTTTTGCAGCACTGCTCAGGGTACATTTCTACTCCATTATGTCAATTACTTGTTCAGAATATTTTGTATTAATATACTTAGTGGAGCTGCATTTGCTTTGATAGGAAATGGCAACGTTTTTGTGTATTTTGTCTACAATTTTCTTTTTGCTATTAAAAGCCTGGTTTTACTTATGTTTATGTATTGGCCTCTATTTTTAGAAAGCAATTTTAGAGAATTGAgaagtatatttaaaaatataaatggagCCCCAAAATATGTGAGGCTGAAAATTATTGCCATCAGAATATGTTTCTGCTTATAGCATCTTTAATTGAGAGTTGATGGTCAGAAACAGAGGAGGAAATCAATTCTGATTCACCACACTTTTACATTGTGCAGTTTCTTCTGGGAATCCTTCAAGAGCATTGTGCACTTTTATGTGATTGCTGACTGCAGATGGACACTGTTGTCTATGTTGCTATCTCTTGTGATTCATCATGCTTTCCTTTGCTGGATCGATTACTAATTTGCTCTGGAATGCTGTTGACTATTCTTGTATGTGTTTCCCATGTACCTGAAATGGCCATGTGATGATTGCTGGATGGAGCTTCTTAAGACTAAGGTAGTTCTCTTCCTGCTTGAGCTGCGTATTGAGATGATGTGCTACCAAATTCATAGATGCAGCATTGTGGTGTTTTCTGACATGTGTACAGTCAGTGGAAAGGGATGGAGAGATATGCTTGATATGGAATAACAGACTTGATAGCACTTACCCAATTCATGAAGTCCCTATTCAAATTCTATTTGTCTAGCCCTTACAAAGGGTCTGctttttgtgaaacttgttgcTTGTTGCTTCAGTTACTGCAAGCTGATTGCCAAAGTGTCCATTGACTTTATAATTCCCTGTgttcagggggaaaaaaatctttgaaatcGTTTTGAGGTACCTCAAATGAAGACAAATTCAAGTTCTTAAAACAGCAGATCCCAACATCTCAATTTCCCCAACCATCAGTTAATTGCCGAATTACCCTAAAAGTCCAGTGATTGACTTGACTAATAAAATGCAGAAGCCTTCTACCAAATTTCACAAAATGCTCAATAAATATCCTCGTAACTAAtcctttgggatcaaggatgacttgcttccatttcatTTCATGAGTTCTGAAATGACTGACAAGATCAATGTGGGACCTGTAGACTCTGCTACAGCCGGGTAGGAGGTGCTCAATGGTGAACAAGTGGATAGCTTGGGAGTtgatgtgctccttccaccacttatgcTAGGTTTCTGTGCTGCTGACAAAGGGACTCGAGGTTTTCAAAGCTATCCCAGATGCTTCTCCATTTTGTGTGGTCAGAGTAAGTGGATATGTTACATTTTTTCTTGGAGCCTTAAATCATTTCCTCAGACCACCTAGTAATCTTTCGTCATGGTGGAGCTTCGATTAGACCACCTGCTTTGGAGTTCTGTGGTAGGAATGCAGACAACATTGTCTGGCCATCAAAGCTGGCCATGTGTAATTTTGGGTCTAGATCCTCACCTTTTCCTCAGagaaccaaaggctgtgctggcataaTGAATGTAATGCTGAATTTCACTATCATTGAGAAGTAGTTCCTGAGATATGGCAAGGTGACCATAGTTTTCTAGATATTGTTCACcttcacctcttccaacctggtctactgcattcagtgctcacaaggtagcctcctgtacattggtgaaatCAAGCATAGACTATCATTCAGCCATTTTGCAGAATAACCATCTTGAACTTCTGTTTGCATGTcaatttaactctccttcccattctcatactgacctgtctgtccttagcCTTCTCCATTACTATGGAGATGCCAGCCACAAATTGGAAAAgtatctcatattccacttggttagcttacaacccaatggtatgaacattgaaatttCCATTTTAAGGTAATCTGCACCCCTGGTATTGTCCTCCCACATACACTCATCTGTCctcctagttttcttctccctttgttcatccctcccatcctttcccccacctggtttcTTATGTATATcatccccttcctcacctggtttcATATGTCCCATCAtctgggaggagatggggaggcaTCTTGTTAcactgtcacctaccagcctctatcctcCACCCCTTGTGTTGCTATGTCcttgcaatctttcctcttccctctcagtcccaaTGTTTAAGGTCTTAACCTACACTTTATGATTCcatagatgctgattgacctgttgAAGTCTTCCAgtgctctgttttttttttgttccagtttcaatcatctgcagtctcttttatctTCATAATCTGAGGTGAGAATATCCTGTTATCCATGATGGTCTGTTGTCAGTAATCAACTGCTGGTTGCCTGGCATCTACTTATTGTGACATAACAATTTGGCTGAgtagccaatcacattaaagcaTTCACACAAAGAGGAAATTTACTTATTGAATGTATGGAGTGCTAAAGTATGCATGAGCAAtgtaaaaaatgaattaatacaccttttaaataaaaatctaaaatctCAAATTTTGCAATATTCTTATGAGCACAAGTAGGCCATTTGCCCCTTCAGGTCTGTTCTCTTCAGTATCTTCCACAATGTcatttttctgcactgtctccatatCACTTGATTTTCTTAATACTCAGAAATGTACtagtttctgttttgaatgaactcaatgactgagcctctactacagccctctggggtagagaatttcaatgaTTCACCACTTTATGCacgaagaaatttatcctcatctcaACCCTGAATAGACTATATTCTGAGACTATGATGCCTGTATGAATAATAGGGACTCGTGTACAGATTCCTGTGGTAGCCAACTTGTCCACATGCCACATTCATAAAATTAGTTTTTATAATGTTTTGCTGAGCAGTATTCTGAGCAGCTTTTGCTGAACAGTATAAACTCACAGATCATAATCAACAGAGCTTCAGATTTTCAGGATATTAGGATGGGATTGGTTCCTAAATACATTAATTTTATATTGGTTCAAGTGATTGCTCTTGATTCCATTCACTTGGGCTGCAAAAGTTCACAAAAATCCTCAGGGTGCTGTTAGTATTTCACGCAAAAAGTGTTGTCATGTTTCTTGTCATAAAACATAGATTCTTATCTCTTTCTGAGATCAAACCTGTGACTGGCTCTCAGGTTTGATCTCAGCTTGCAGTCTTAGCAGGGACTGTTTCTCCAACTTGTTCTGCTCTTTCTGAGGTTGGAGCCAGCAACTTTGGATTTGTTATCTTGCATCCCATGTCTATTCTCAAGCTATTATTGACATATTTACAATTAATCTCAGCCAGTTTCTTACCTTGGGTCTAAAACAGTGCCACCTTGCTAATGCAATGACAGCCACTAAACTAACGATAATTCACAATTTTAAACCAGAATGATTTGTTTCACATTCATACACTTGAAAGCAATGCAAAATTTAATAGTTAGTTATACGTATGGGAGTATTGGGCGGTGGGGGCGTGGTGGGTGATATGTGATTGGCAGTAGGGCAGGTTCTGGATTGCTGTGGGATTGAGCTGATCTAGATTTTGTAACTACAGGGAGATACAATGGTAGATGGAAGGTCCCCGTGGGAAGATCTAATAGTGGTACCTATTTTGAAGGCGGAGGGA from Pristis pectinata isolate sPriPec2 chromosome 4, sPriPec2.1.pri, whole genome shotgun sequence carries:
- the LOC127569207 gene encoding synaptonemal complex central element protein 3-like, whose amino-acid sequence is MAHAQDLAVVHPQITEAIECTHEDLIKLLEDTRSELEEKLNELEMLSVQATCMIHEMVTIRTDPSVVESMMRLNDVYLSCKESVEKDYKEFLSKP